The Osmerus eperlanus chromosome 7, fOsmEpe2.1, whole genome shotgun sequence genome includes a region encoding these proteins:
- the LOC134024195 gene encoding titin-like isoform X4 produces the protein MDLGGEDAEEDAVAAIRPREEKEEEGELLEEGVVEIRDQEEMVEPMDIGEEGEKEGEGGLKEPEDTRQQREDPSDKEVEKMDLGEEEEEVEVESSKEMVETEDELEEQIKEVFQKGLLPDGAQDEERQTPQGVISICSVSEVKMVERRTRKRVTIVEESWRRQEEMEEGQWQTRKVEKREEEVAVMDWVGVAEEGTLRQEVNVEERYEEEKSMARSMPRAPKANEDDWFVLLDRPPYLAVPIAPASFEQGAQRHPAVSPSAGTGVTTAGQTEERREVVAEEIQVELEGESLPPEMQEKPAQTLPQRVDDWFILLGVVPRVSSVMPSGISFSSVSVDQRVRFSPKETVSMVEELEAETREVTVEVIELQEREERRPSEITPPLPLRAMEDDWFVLLDVVSRELTHVAPAALVEPVREDTISTLTEVNIIERREARREVVPEEREIPQEQARPQMIHPQPVREMEDDWFVLLDVIPREPSYVPPVASVERVTEETISRVVEEKREVVVKEIKLQEEEDTLVLETTQSQPVVERDDYWFELVDVVPKEPVYVPPGIIPIIPCSASHSPEHPFSVLIAVSPLAVCDLRYLMDLCLCSSVLLERPVQVIKSTVTESREERMEVGVGMIMVQVENHPPPIAVEQTQLQPIRERDDDWFVLLDVVPRELIVVPPVVPEERVQASRVVTETVSVVEMVTIEKRIQKKVQIVDESFQTESLPVQRSPPFEREGDDWFVLFEAVRDEPSVVPPVGLDEHVVVSTIEPEPSVATVEVERMPQETVAPPLARPQETVPPPPLRELEDDWFVLLDVAPKVSAVVPAVVSVQHELGPVDIKPIRRVQIVEETIQLEQRVVSQPTPREVDDDWFILSDRVPVETMTFVPAAREVVEERTLVIEETGRKEERVLVAVGSHQPEVVVVQRTPPVDREEGVDWFVLFEAIREEPPKIPKVSEVRPGYTAGVRTLEQRVWETVTTVEEIPQEIPTQRVPQPQRDVEDDWFILLEVAHKESAVQKRIQIFPDIPPMVKAPTIEPRPTALDEKRPMFEKRILEERRPRAQREVVDDWFVLLDVDSVVSTHRGARPVSAPVFSQAALMEAGIPMAPLEQPQTSTPISRPGRPEDRKLEVTVEAVEPSKPEGDVKKRARRIEGDSIYIRHSLLMLEEFEKPQEDLLRHHASISELKRNFMQSVPEHRPSEWDKRLSTHSPFRSAGVNGQSLAGADGSVCFTPVRDDSPTRAEQEAGLSVGGALLPDPNVTPNALRGPCGAQSHNAPEGAESGDEDEGVVSGNDLVPIVEVELAQLHNPYQPSCPALEEEEEEEEEEEGKEDTDPSLEQSVRIAGALHASYFVGGGPQVIRCFKPPLVQTHTVTISDSSNSLPAGTTTRDVPIVQTHSKTITHESAQVATDGIDGDKDGLSLASMQTITSDTTSGTTVTTTTTHISKVVKSGSSETRVEKRIVITADSETVDQEQGSGVGADSM, from the exons ATGGatttgggaggggaggatgCGGAGGAAGACGCGGTAGCTGCCATCAGGCCacgggaggagaaagaggaggagggagagttacTGGAAGAGGGGGTGGTAGAGATCAGGGACCAGGAAGAAATGGTAGAACCAATGGAtataggggaggagggggagaaagagggagaaggaggtctCAAAGAGCCGGAAGACACcaggcagcagagagaggatCCGTCAGACAAAGAGGTAGAAAAGATGGActtgggggaggaagaggaggaggtggaggtagagtcCTCAAAGGAGATGGTTGAGACTGAGgacgagctggaggagcagatAAAGGAGGTGTTCCAGAAGGGCTTGCTGCCGGACGGAGCCCAGGACGAGGAACGCCAGACGCCGCAGGGCGTCATCAGCATCTGCTCAGTGTCGGAGGTGAAAATGGTGGAGCGCAGGACACGGAAGCGAGTCACTattgtggaggagagctggcgacggcaggaggagatggaggagggccaGTGGCAGACTAGAAAGGTGGAGaagcgagaggaggaggtggcggtCATGGACTGGGTTGGAGTAGCAGAGGAAGGGACGCTCAGGCAGGAAGTCAACGTTGAGGAAAGATATGAGGAAGAGAAGTCGATGGCTCGTAGTATGCCCCGAGCCCCGAAGGCCAATGAAGATGATTGGTTTGTGCTCCTGGACCGCCCTCCATACCTTGCAGTTCCAATTGCTCCAG CATCATTTGAGCAGGGTGCTCAGAGACATCCTGCTGTCAGCCCCTCTGCTGGTACTGGCGTGACAACCGCTGGGCAGACAGAGGAGCGAAGGGAGGTTGTAGCTGAAGAGATACAGGTTGAGCTGGAAGGGGAGAGCCTGCCTCCGGAGATGCAGGAGAAACCAGCCCAGACGCTGCCTCAGAGAGTCGACGACTGGTTTATCCTGCTTGGTGTTGTTCCCAGAGTATCATCTGTAATGCCATCAG GCATCTCCTTTTCATCAGTGTCTGTGGATCAGCGTGTTCGGTTCTCTCCAAAAGAAACCGTCTCTATGGTCGAGGAGTTAGAGGCGGAGACGAGAGAGGTGACAGTTGAGGTGATTGAGCTACAAGAGCGGGAAGAGAGGCGTCCGTCCGAAATCACACCGCCGCTGCCTCTGAGAGCGATGGAAGACGATTGGTTTGTGTTACTGGATGTTGTTAGCCGAGAGCTAACACATGTAGCCCCAG CTGCACTGGTGGAGCCTGTCAGAGAAGACACTATCTCAACATTAACTGAGGTGAACATCATTGAGAGACGAGAGGCGAGAAGAGAAGTTGTccctgaagagagagaaataccgCAAGAGCAGGCCAGGCCACAAATGATCCACCCACAACCAGTGAGGGAGATGGAAGATGACTGGTTTGTGCTATTGGATGTGATTCCAAGAGAACCATCATATGTACCTCCAG TTGCTTCGGTGGAGCGTGTCACAGAAGAAACCATCTCTAGGGTGgttgaagagaagagagaagttgTGGTTAAAGAGATCAAGTTACAAGAAGAAGAGGACACGCTTGTTCTGGAAACGACCCAATCACAgccagtggtagagagagatgacTACTGGTTTGAATTGGTGGATGTTGTTCCTAAGGAACCGGTTTATGTACCTCCAGGTATTATTCCCATCATCCCTTGCTCTGCTTCGCATTCACCAGAACACCCATTTTCTGTGCTCATTGCTGTCAGCCCATTGGCTGTCTGTGACCTGCGATATTTGATGGATCTTTGTCTCTGCTCATCAGTGCTTCTTGAGAGGCCTGTTCAGGTGATCAAGTCCACCGTGACTGAgtctagagaggagaggatggaggttgGAGTTGGGATGATAATGGTACAAGTGGAAAATCATCCACCGCCAATCGCTGTGGAGCAGACTcaactgcagccaatcagagagagagatgatgactGGTTCGTCCTGTTGGATGTGGTTCCCAGAGAACTGATTGTCGTACCTCCAG TTGTTCCTGAGGAACGTGTTCAGGCCTCTCGAGTTGTGACTGAGACCGTCTCTGTGGTGGAGATGGTCACCATAGAGAAGAGAATACAGAAGAAGGTGCAAATTGTAGACGAGAGCTTCCAAACCGAGTCTCTACCAGTCCAGAGGTCTCCCCCAtttgagagggaaggagacgaCTGGTTTGTTCTGTTTGAGGCTGTCCGTGACGAACCATCCGTGGTCCCACCAG TTGGTCTGGATGAGCATGTTGTCGTGTCAACCATAGAACCAGAACCAAGCGTAGCCACGGTAGAAGTGGAGAGAATGCCTCAAGAGACTGTGGCACCTCCTCTGGCCCGGCCCCAGGAGACTGTACCACCACCGCCactgagagagctggaggatgaCTGGTTTGTGCTACTGGATGTTGCACCTAAAGTATCAG CGGTGGTTCCAGCTGTAGTGAGCGTCCAGCATGAGTTGGGGCCAGTAGACATAAAGCCGATCAGGAGAGTGCAGATAGTGGAAGAGACCATTCAACTGGAGCAGAGGGTTGTATCCCAACCAACACCTAGAGAAGTGGATGATGATTGGTTTATCCTGTCGGACCGTGTTCCCGTGGAGACGATGACCTTTGTCCCAG CTGCACGAGAGGTTGTAGAGGAGAGAACGTTGGTGATTGAGGAGactgggaggaaggaggagagggtgctgGTGGCCGTGGGAAGCCATCAGCCTGAGGTCGTGGTGGTGCAGAGAACACCACCtgtagacagagaggagggagttgaTTGGTTTGTGCTCTTCGAAGCCATCCGCGAGGAACCTCCTAAGATTCCTAAAG TGAGTGAAGTCAGACCTGGCTATACGGCTGGAGTTCGAACCCTAGAGCAGCGAGTATGGGAGACGGTCACCACAGTGGAGGAGATACCGCAGGAGATACCCACACAGAGGGTGCCTCAGCCCCAGAGGGATGTGGAAGACGATTGGTTTATCTTGCTGGAAGTTGCCCATAAAGAATCAG CTGTACAAAAGCGCATTCAGATTTTCCCAGACATTCCACCTATGGTCAAAGCTCCAACCATAGAGCCTAGACCTACAGCGCTTGATGAGAAGAGACCAATGTTTGAGAAGAGAATTCTGGAGGAAAGGCGGCCGCGAGcgcagagagaggtggtggatgactggtttgttttgctggaTGTTGACTCAG tgGTGAGCACCCACCGAGGCGCCCGCCCCGTCAGCGCCCCGGTCTTCTCCCAGGCCGCCCTGATGGAGGCCGGCATCCCCATGGCCCCCCTGGAGcagccccagacctccacccccatcagCAGGCCCGGACGCCCGGAGGACAGGAAGCTGGAGGTCACCGTGGAGGCCGTGGAGCCTTCCAAACCAGAGGGCGACGTCAAG AAAAGAGCTAGGAGAATTGAGGGTGACTCAATTTATATCAGACATAGCCTTTTAATGTTGGAG GAGTTTGAGAAGCCCCAGGAGGACCTGCTGAGGCACCACGCCAGCATCAGCGAGCTGAAGAGGAACTTCATGCAGTCTGTCCCCGAGCACCGCCCCAGCGAGTGGGACAAGCGCCTGTCCACCCACTCCCCCTTCCGGAGCGCGGGCGTCAACGGCCAGTCACTGGCCGGCGCAGACGGG AGTGTATGCTTTACCCCTGTAAGGGATGACTCCCCCACTAGGGCGGAGCAGGAGGCCGGCCTCAGTGTGGGGGGGGCTCTTCTCCCCGACCCCAACGTGACCCCAAACGCCTTACGGGGGCCTTGCGGGGCTCagtcccacaatgcacctgAAGGGGCGGAGTCAGGGGACGAGGACGAGGGTGTGGTTTCTGGGAACGACCTCGTACCCATCGTCGAGGTGGAACTGGCCCAGCTCCACAACCCCTATCAGCCCTCCTGCccagccctggaggaggaggaggaggaggaggaggaggaggaggggaaggaggatacAGACCCCAGCCTGGAGCAGTCTGTCAGGATAGCCGGGGCCCTTCATGCCTCCTATTTCGTGGGCGGTGGTCCCCAGGTCATTCGCTGTTTCAAG ccccccctgGTGCAGACGCACACAGTCACCATCTCAGACTCGTCCAACTCCCTCCCCGCTGGCACCACCACCAGGGACGTCCCCATTGTCCAGACCCACAGCAAGACTATCACCCATGAGTCTGCACAG GTGGCGACGGATGGGATCGACGGGGACAAAGATGGGTTGTCTCTGGCCAGCATGCAGACCATCACCTCGGACACCACCAGTGGCACCACGgtcaccaccacaaccacccaCATCTCCAAG GTGGTGAAGAGTGGCTCTTCAGAGACCCGCGTGGAGAAGAGAATCGTCATCACGGCAGACTCTGAGACAGTAGACCAAGAGCAG GGTAGTGGCGTGGGAGCAGACTCCATGTGA
- the LOC134024195 gene encoding titin-like isoform X6, which translates to MDLGGEDAEEDAVAAIRPREEKEEEGELLEEGVVEIRDQEEMVEPMDIGEEGEKEGEGGLKEPEDTRQQREDPSDKEVEKMDLGEEEEEVEVESSKEMVETEDELEEQIKEVFQKGLLPDGAQDEERQTPQGVISICSVSEVKMVERRTRKRVTIVEESWRRQEEMEEGQWQTRKVEKREEEVAVMDWVGVAEEGTLRQEVNVEERYEEEKSMARSMPRAPKANEDDWFVLLDRPPYLAVPIAPASFEQGAQRHPAVSPSAGTGVTTAGQTEERREVVAEEIQVELEGESLPPEMQEKPAQTLPQRVDDWFILLGVVPRVSSVMPSGISFSSVSVDQRVRFSPKETVSMVEELEAETREVTVEVIELQEREERRPSEITPPLPLRAMEDDWFVLLDVVSRELTHVAPAALVEPVREDTISTLTEVNIIERREARREVVPEEREIPQEQARPQMIHPQPVREMEDDWFVLLDVIPREPSYVPPVASVERVTEETISRVVEEKREVVVKEIKLQEEEDTLVLETTQSQPVVERDDYWFELVDVVPKEPVYVPPGIIPIIPCSASHSPEHPFSVLIAVSPLAVCDLRYLMDLCLCSSVLLERPVQVIKSTVTESREERMEVGVGMIMVQVENHPPPIAVEQTQLQPIRERDDDWFVLLDVVPRELIVVPPVVPEERVQASRVVTETVSVVEMVTIEKRIQKKVQIVDESFQTESLPVQRSPPFEREGDDWFVLFEAVRDEPSVVPPVGLDEHVVVSTIEPEPSVATVEVERMPQETVAPPLARPQETVPPPPLRELEDDWFVLLDVAPKVSAVVPAVVSVQHELGPVDIKPIRRVQIVEETIQLEQRVVSQPTPREVDDDWFILSDRVPVETMTFVPAAREVVEERTLVIEETGRKEERVLVAVGSHQPEVVVVQRTPPVDREEGVDWFVLFEAIREEPPKIPKVSEVRPGYTAGVRTLEQRVWETVTTVEEIPQEIPTQRVPQPQRDVEDDWFILLEVAHKESAVQKRIQIFPDIPPMVKAPTIEPRPTALDEKRPMFEKRILEERRPRAQREVVDDWFVLLDVDSVVSTHRGARPVSAPVFSQAALMEAGIPMAPLEQPQTSTPISRPGRPEDRKLEVTVEAVEPSKPEGDVKEFEKPQEDLLRHHASISELKRNFMQSVPEHRPSEWDKRLSTHSPFRSAGVNGQSLAGADGSVCFTPVRDDSPTRAEQEAGLSVGGALLPDPNVTPNALRGPCGAQSHNAPEGAESGDEDEGVVSGNDLVPIVEVELAQLHNPYQPSCPALEEEEEEEEEEEGKEDTDPSLEQSVRIAGALHASYFVGGGPQVIRCFKPPLVQTHTVTISDSSNSLPAGTTTRDVPIVQTHSKTITHESAQVATDGIDGDKDGLSLASMQTITSDTTSGTTVTTTTTHISKVVKSGSSETRVEKRIVITADSETVDQEQGSGVGADSM; encoded by the exons ATGGatttgggaggggaggatgCGGAGGAAGACGCGGTAGCTGCCATCAGGCCacgggaggagaaagaggaggagggagagttacTGGAAGAGGGGGTGGTAGAGATCAGGGACCAGGAAGAAATGGTAGAACCAATGGAtataggggaggagggggagaaagagggagaaggaggtctCAAAGAGCCGGAAGACACcaggcagcagagagaggatCCGTCAGACAAAGAGGTAGAAAAGATGGActtgggggaggaagaggaggaggtggaggtagagtcCTCAAAGGAGATGGTTGAGACTGAGgacgagctggaggagcagatAAAGGAGGTGTTCCAGAAGGGCTTGCTGCCGGACGGAGCCCAGGACGAGGAACGCCAGACGCCGCAGGGCGTCATCAGCATCTGCTCAGTGTCGGAGGTGAAAATGGTGGAGCGCAGGACACGGAAGCGAGTCACTattgtggaggagagctggcgacggcaggaggagatggaggagggccaGTGGCAGACTAGAAAGGTGGAGaagcgagaggaggaggtggcggtCATGGACTGGGTTGGAGTAGCAGAGGAAGGGACGCTCAGGCAGGAAGTCAACGTTGAGGAAAGATATGAGGAAGAGAAGTCGATGGCTCGTAGTATGCCCCGAGCCCCGAAGGCCAATGAAGATGATTGGTTTGTGCTCCTGGACCGCCCTCCATACCTTGCAGTTCCAATTGCTCCAG CATCATTTGAGCAGGGTGCTCAGAGACATCCTGCTGTCAGCCCCTCTGCTGGTACTGGCGTGACAACCGCTGGGCAGACAGAGGAGCGAAGGGAGGTTGTAGCTGAAGAGATACAGGTTGAGCTGGAAGGGGAGAGCCTGCCTCCGGAGATGCAGGAGAAACCAGCCCAGACGCTGCCTCAGAGAGTCGACGACTGGTTTATCCTGCTTGGTGTTGTTCCCAGAGTATCATCTGTAATGCCATCAG GCATCTCCTTTTCATCAGTGTCTGTGGATCAGCGTGTTCGGTTCTCTCCAAAAGAAACCGTCTCTATGGTCGAGGAGTTAGAGGCGGAGACGAGAGAGGTGACAGTTGAGGTGATTGAGCTACAAGAGCGGGAAGAGAGGCGTCCGTCCGAAATCACACCGCCGCTGCCTCTGAGAGCGATGGAAGACGATTGGTTTGTGTTACTGGATGTTGTTAGCCGAGAGCTAACACATGTAGCCCCAG CTGCACTGGTGGAGCCTGTCAGAGAAGACACTATCTCAACATTAACTGAGGTGAACATCATTGAGAGACGAGAGGCGAGAAGAGAAGTTGTccctgaagagagagaaataccgCAAGAGCAGGCCAGGCCACAAATGATCCACCCACAACCAGTGAGGGAGATGGAAGATGACTGGTTTGTGCTATTGGATGTGATTCCAAGAGAACCATCATATGTACCTCCAG TTGCTTCGGTGGAGCGTGTCACAGAAGAAACCATCTCTAGGGTGgttgaagagaagagagaagttgTGGTTAAAGAGATCAAGTTACAAGAAGAAGAGGACACGCTTGTTCTGGAAACGACCCAATCACAgccagtggtagagagagatgacTACTGGTTTGAATTGGTGGATGTTGTTCCTAAGGAACCGGTTTATGTACCTCCAGGTATTATTCCCATCATCCCTTGCTCTGCTTCGCATTCACCAGAACACCCATTTTCTGTGCTCATTGCTGTCAGCCCATTGGCTGTCTGTGACCTGCGATATTTGATGGATCTTTGTCTCTGCTCATCAGTGCTTCTTGAGAGGCCTGTTCAGGTGATCAAGTCCACCGTGACTGAgtctagagaggagaggatggaggttgGAGTTGGGATGATAATGGTACAAGTGGAAAATCATCCACCGCCAATCGCTGTGGAGCAGACTcaactgcagccaatcagagagagagatgatgactGGTTCGTCCTGTTGGATGTGGTTCCCAGAGAACTGATTGTCGTACCTCCAG TTGTTCCTGAGGAACGTGTTCAGGCCTCTCGAGTTGTGACTGAGACCGTCTCTGTGGTGGAGATGGTCACCATAGAGAAGAGAATACAGAAGAAGGTGCAAATTGTAGACGAGAGCTTCCAAACCGAGTCTCTACCAGTCCAGAGGTCTCCCCCAtttgagagggaaggagacgaCTGGTTTGTTCTGTTTGAGGCTGTCCGTGACGAACCATCCGTGGTCCCACCAG TTGGTCTGGATGAGCATGTTGTCGTGTCAACCATAGAACCAGAACCAAGCGTAGCCACGGTAGAAGTGGAGAGAATGCCTCAAGAGACTGTGGCACCTCCTCTGGCCCGGCCCCAGGAGACTGTACCACCACCGCCactgagagagctggaggatgaCTGGTTTGTGCTACTGGATGTTGCACCTAAAGTATCAG CGGTGGTTCCAGCTGTAGTGAGCGTCCAGCATGAGTTGGGGCCAGTAGACATAAAGCCGATCAGGAGAGTGCAGATAGTGGAAGAGACCATTCAACTGGAGCAGAGGGTTGTATCCCAACCAACACCTAGAGAAGTGGATGATGATTGGTTTATCCTGTCGGACCGTGTTCCCGTGGAGACGATGACCTTTGTCCCAG CTGCACGAGAGGTTGTAGAGGAGAGAACGTTGGTGATTGAGGAGactgggaggaaggaggagagggtgctgGTGGCCGTGGGAAGCCATCAGCCTGAGGTCGTGGTGGTGCAGAGAACACCACCtgtagacagagaggagggagttgaTTGGTTTGTGCTCTTCGAAGCCATCCGCGAGGAACCTCCTAAGATTCCTAAAG TGAGTGAAGTCAGACCTGGCTATACGGCTGGAGTTCGAACCCTAGAGCAGCGAGTATGGGAGACGGTCACCACAGTGGAGGAGATACCGCAGGAGATACCCACACAGAGGGTGCCTCAGCCCCAGAGGGATGTGGAAGACGATTGGTTTATCTTGCTGGAAGTTGCCCATAAAGAATCAG CTGTACAAAAGCGCATTCAGATTTTCCCAGACATTCCACCTATGGTCAAAGCTCCAACCATAGAGCCTAGACCTACAGCGCTTGATGAGAAGAGACCAATGTTTGAGAAGAGAATTCTGGAGGAAAGGCGGCCGCGAGcgcagagagaggtggtggatgactggtttgttttgctggaTGTTGACTCAG tgGTGAGCACCCACCGAGGCGCCCGCCCCGTCAGCGCCCCGGTCTTCTCCCAGGCCGCCCTGATGGAGGCCGGCATCCCCATGGCCCCCCTGGAGcagccccagacctccacccccatcagCAGGCCCGGACGCCCGGAGGACAGGAAGCTGGAGGTCACCGTGGAGGCCGTGGAGCCTTCCAAACCAGAGGGCGACGTCAAG GAGTTTGAGAAGCCCCAGGAGGACCTGCTGAGGCACCACGCCAGCATCAGCGAGCTGAAGAGGAACTTCATGCAGTCTGTCCCCGAGCACCGCCCCAGCGAGTGGGACAAGCGCCTGTCCACCCACTCCCCCTTCCGGAGCGCGGGCGTCAACGGCCAGTCACTGGCCGGCGCAGACGGG AGTGTATGCTTTACCCCTGTAAGGGATGACTCCCCCACTAGGGCGGAGCAGGAGGCCGGCCTCAGTGTGGGGGGGGCTCTTCTCCCCGACCCCAACGTGACCCCAAACGCCTTACGGGGGCCTTGCGGGGCTCagtcccacaatgcacctgAAGGGGCGGAGTCAGGGGACGAGGACGAGGGTGTGGTTTCTGGGAACGACCTCGTACCCATCGTCGAGGTGGAACTGGCCCAGCTCCACAACCCCTATCAGCCCTCCTGCccagccctggaggaggaggaggaggaggaggaggaggaggaggggaaggaggatacAGACCCCAGCCTGGAGCAGTCTGTCAGGATAGCCGGGGCCCTTCATGCCTCCTATTTCGTGGGCGGTGGTCCCCAGGTCATTCGCTGTTTCAAG ccccccctgGTGCAGACGCACACAGTCACCATCTCAGACTCGTCCAACTCCCTCCCCGCTGGCACCACCACCAGGGACGTCCCCATTGTCCAGACCCACAGCAAGACTATCACCCATGAGTCTGCACAG GTGGCGACGGATGGGATCGACGGGGACAAAGATGGGTTGTCTCTGGCCAGCATGCAGACCATCACCTCGGACACCACCAGTGGCACCACGgtcaccaccacaaccacccaCATCTCCAAG GTGGTGAAGAGTGGCTCTTCAGAGACCCGCGTGGAGAAGAGAATCGTCATCACGGCAGACTCTGAGACAGTAGACCAAGAGCAG GGTAGTGGCGTGGGAGCAGACTCCATGTGA